A single window of Gossypium arboreum isolate Shixiya-1 chromosome 13, ASM2569848v2, whole genome shotgun sequence DNA harbors:
- the LOC108462577 gene encoding protein IQ-DOMAIN 19-like: protein MGKASKWLVNFLLGRKDDKGKRKNLSISFDEENLVSSPSATPSSASSFKRRWSFGKLSSKDRAHKSSRSLDSMIATPLLKQAVFNMEIRHDNKRVFTMAMMNSSRRKTKARYAAVENAAATQIQAAFRSYLARKALHALRGLVKLQALVRGYLVRKQTTATLRSMHALMSIQVRARFQRIQMADQSQLDVKSQSLRYGRFLQEMEFKRSQREGINEKHGLVKSQNGLMNHSQMERIEQGIIKYYSGELPILKRQPKHEEFSFTTHNSPRHSPPTSKATPARSSFSSHDYPYMPSYMANTQSSRAKLRSQSEPRQRPALNFKAKSKRITSAEEMDDDILPRYSFSQSKGVADEHQDPWIVKLYQSTIKPKMDTSSYK from the exons ATGGGAAAGGCAAGCAAATGGTTAGTAAACTTCTTGCTAGGGAGAAAAGATGATAAAGGAAAAAGGAAGAATTTGTCCATATCTTTTGATGAAGAGAATTTGGTTTCATCCCCATCCGCAACTCCATCGTCCGCATCTTCGTTTAAGCGGAGATGGAGTTTTGGGAAGTTGTCGAGTAAAGATCGAGCTCATAAGAGTTCCCGGTCACTTGACTCAATGATTGCAACTCCACTTTTGAAGCAAGCTGTATTCAATATGGAGATCCGGCATGATAACAAGAGGGTTTTCACAATGGCCATGATGAATTCTAGCAGAAGGAAAACAAAAGCAAGATATGCAGCAGTGGAAAATGCGGCAGCGACCCAGATTCAAGCCGCTTTTCGTTCGTATTTG GCAAGGAAAGCATTGCATGCTTTAAGGGGACTAGTAAAGTTGCAGGCATTGGTTAGGGGTTACTTAGTGAGAAAACAAACAACTGCTACTCTCCGAAGCATGCATGCGTTAATGTCTATACAAGTTCGAGCTCGGTTTCAGAGAATTCAGATGGCTGACCAATCACAACTTGATGTAAAATCCCAATCATTAAGATATGGCAGGTTTCTCCAGGAGATGGAGTTCAAAAGATCACAAAGA GAAGGTATTAATGAAAAACATGGGCTTGTGAAGAGCCAAAACGGTTTAATGAATCATTCACAAATGGAGAGGATTGAGCAAGGAATCATCAAATATTACTCAGGAGAGCTTCCAATCTTAAAGAGGCAACCAAAGCATGAGGAGTTCTCATTCACCACACACAACAGTCCCCGACATTCTCCTCCAACGTCGAAGGCAACGCCTGCTAGATCCTCTTTCAGTTCTCATGATTATCCGTACATGCCGAGTTACATGGCGAACACGCAATCTTCGAGGGCCAAACTCCGGTCACAAAGCGAACCAAGACAACGGCCTGCATTGAACTTCAAAGCCAAAAGCAAGAGAATAACTTCGGCCGAAGAAATGGATGATGATATTCTTCCACGTTATTCATTTTCGCAGTCGAAAGGCGTTGCGGATGAACATCAAGATCCATGGATTGTCAAACTTTATCAATCTACAATTAAACCAAAGATGGATACCTCTTCTTACAAATGA
- the LOC108461129 gene encoding zeta-carotene desaturase, chloroplastic/chromoplastic: MASASFLFAATGLSSVGGVKSPRHFVKSSLDNNVSDMSVNAPKGLFPPEPEHYRGPKLKVAIIGAGLAGMSTAVELLDQGHEVDIYESRSFIGGKVGSFVDRRGNHIEMGLHVFFGCYNNLFRLMKKVGADKNLLVKDHTHTFVNKGGELGELDFRFPVGAPIHGMRAFLSTNQLKTYDKARNALALALSPVVKALINPDGAMRDIRDLDNISFSDWFLSKGGTRMSIQRMWDPVAYALGFIDCDNISARCMLTIFSLFATKTEASLLRMLKGSPNVYLSGPIRNYITERGGRFHLRWGCREILYDKSADGETYVTGLAMSKATNKKLVTADAYVAACDVPGIKRLLPSGWRESEFFNNIYELVGVPVVTVQLRYNGWVTELRDLQRARQLRQAIGLDNLLYTPDADFSCFADLALTSPEDYYIEGQGSLLQCVLTPGDPYMPLPNDEIIKRVSKQVLTLFPSSQGLEVIWSSVVKIGQSLYREGPGKDPFRPDQKTPIKNFFLAGSYTKQDYIDSMEGATLSGRQASAYICDAGEELAALRKKLVMVGSQEQMETSSVTDELSLV; the protein is encoded by the exons ATGGCTTCTGCTTCTTTTCTTTTTGCAGCCACTGGTTTGAGTTCAGTGGGTGGGGTGAAGTCTCCAAGGCACTTTGTGAAATCTTCTTTAGACAACAATGTTTCCGACATGAGTGTTAATG CTCCAAAGGGGTTGTTTCCACCTGAACCTGAACATTATAGGGGACCAAAGCTGAAGGTGGCTATTATCGGAGCCGGCCTTGCGGGCATGTCAACTGCGGTTGAGCTATTAGATCAAGGCCATGAG GTTGATATATATGAATCAAGGTCTTTCATAGGAGGGAAAGTCGGTTCTTTTGTCGATAGAAGAGGAAACCACATCGAGATGGGGCTGCATGTTTTCTTCGGTTGCTACAACAATCTATTTCGTTTAATGAAAAAG GTGGGTGCTGATAAAAATCTGCTTGTGAAGGATCATACTCACACCTTTGTAAACAAAGGGGGTGAACTTGGTG AACTTGATTTTAGATTTCCAGTTGGAGCTCCTATACATGGAATGCGTGCATTTTTATCGACAAATCAGCTGAAG ACTTACGATAAAGCAAGAAATGCTCTGGCTCTTGCCCTAAGTCCCGTCGTTAAGGCTCTTATTAATCCAGATGGAGCAATGAGGGATATAAGAGATTTGGATAAT ATAAGCTTCTCAGATTGGTTTTTGTCTAAAGGTGGTACACGCATGAGCATCCAGAGAATGTGGGATCCGGTTGCTTATGCCTTGGGTTTTATTGACTGTGATAACATCAGTGCTCGTTGTATGCTTACGATTTTCTCTCTGTTTGCCACTAAGACAGAGGCTTCCCTTCTGCGTATGCTGAAGGGTTCTCCCAATGTTTACTTGAGTGGTCCAATCAGAAATTATATAACAGAAAGAGGAGGCAG GTTCCATCTAAGGTGGGGATGCAGAGAGATACTTTACGATAAATCTGCTGATGGAGAGACATATGTCACCGGACTTGCCATGTCCAAA GCTACTAACAAGAAACTCGTAACTGCTGATGCTTATGTTGCTG CATGTGATGTCCCTGGAATAAAAAGGTTACTTCCATCCGGGTGGAGGGAATcagaattttttaataatatttatgaactagTGGGAGTGCCAGTTGTTACCGTGCAACTCCGATACAATGGCTGGGTCACAGAGTTGCGGGATCTACAACGGGCAAG GCAACTGAGGCAAGCTATAGGCCTTGATAATCTTCTGTATACTCCAGATGCGGATTTCTCCTGTTTTGCGGACCTAGCTCTCACTTCTCCCGAAGATTACTACATCGAGGGACAAGGTTCATTGCTCCA ATGTGTATTGACACCAGGAGATCCGTACATGCCATTGCCAAACGACGAAATCATTAAGAGAGTATCAAAGCAG GTTTTGACTCTATTTCCATCATCCCAAGGTTTAGAAGTTATTTGGTCGTCTGTTGTCAAAATTGGACAATCTCTATACCGTGAAGGACCTGGTAAAGATCCATTCCGACCTGATCAAAAGACACCCATAAAGAACTTCTTTCTTGCTGGATCATACACAAAGCAG GATTATATAGATAGCATGGAAGGAGCAACTTTGTCTGGCAGGCAAGCATCAGCCTACATATGTGATGCCGGGGAAGAGTTAGCAGCACTGCGAAAGAAGCTCGTGATGGTTGGTTCTCAAGAACAGATGGAAACTTCAAGTGTTACCGATGAGTTAAGTCTTGTATGA
- the LOC108462873 gene encoding 60S ribosomal protein L2, mitochondrial encodes MALLRGRTASLNLFNRLLHQSFRAPNRNLSSVAADVHNQSTIENMKRDLLNLDINSQIGSCMPIASMRIGTFIHNIEVNPGQGGKLVRAAGTSAKILKEPKSRYCLIRLPSGAEKLIDTRCRATVGTVSNPSHGAKKLRKAGQSRWLGRRPVVRGVAMNPVDHPHGGGEGRSKSSGSYGKGSRTPWGKPCKCGFKTAKNRRRN; translated from the exons atggcTTTATTGAGAGGTCGCACAGCTTCTTTGAATCTCTTTAATAGGCTTCTCCATCAATCGTTTCGTGCTCCAAATCGCAATCTCTCTTCTG TTGCGGCCGATGTTCATAATCAATCAACGATTGAGAATATGAAAAGAGATTTACTTAATCTTGACATTAATTCACAAATTGGGAGTTGTATGCCAATTGCTTCAATGCGAATTGGAACCTTTATCCACAACATTGAGGTGAACCCGGGTCAAGGCGGAAAGCTAGTCCGGGCGGCTGGAACTTCAGCTAAGATCCTCAAAGAACCGAAATCAAGATACTGTTTGATTAGATTGCCATCGGGTGCTGAAAAGTTGATTGATACCCGATGTCGAGCAACGGTTGGTACAGTGTCGAATCCTAGCCATGGAGCTAAGAAGCTTAGGAAGGCTGGACAGAGTCGGTGGTTGGGCAGGAGGCCAGTAGTTAGGGGAGTCGCAATGAATCCAGTCGATCATCCTCATGGTGGAGGTGAGGGACGGAGTAAAAGTAGTGGAAGTTACGGGAAGGGTTCTCGGACACCTTGGGGTAAGCCTTGTAAGTGTGGATTTAAGACTGCTAAAAACAGGCGCAGAAACTAA
- the LOC108461751 gene encoding 40S ribosomal protein S24-1-like, protein MADKAVTIRTRKFMTNRLLSRKQFVIDVLHPGRPNVAKAELKEKLSRMYEVKDPNSIFVFKFRTHFGGGKSTGFGLIYDSVESAKKYEPKYRLIRNGLDKKVEKSRKQMKERKNRAKKVRGVKKTKASESAKKK, encoded by the exons ATGGCGGACAAGGCGGTGACGATCAGGACAAGGAAGTTCATGACCAACAGGCTACTTTCCAGGAAACAATTT gtcATTGATGTTTTGCATCCAGGGAGGCCCAATGTTGCCAAG GCGGAGCTGAAGGAGAAGCTTTCTAGGATGTATGAGGTGAAGGACCCAAATTCGATCTTTGTGTTCAAGTTCAGGACTCATTTTGGAGGTGGCAAATCTACTGGATTTGGTTTGATTTATGATTCTGTTGAGAGCGCAAAGAAGTACGAGCCCAAATACCGGCTGATCAGG AACGGACTCGATAAGAAGGTGGAGAAATCAAGGAAGCAAATGAAGGAACGGAAGAACAGGGCTAAGAAGGTCCGGGGAGTAAAGAAG ACCAAGGCCAGTGAATCAGCGAAGAAGAAGTGA
- the LOC108463060 gene encoding protein transport protein Sec24-like CEF, whose product MATPMPSGVPRQPPPQTDNPNFQQKQESLPDDLQKWNPNKPSPLPGSAPTLPPLVRPPPSSSTSAPSQPNSRPGAPPPLVVPGPNVPPNVGSVRPFGPPNGPPSPFRSPSGPPSPFRSPSGPPSPFGPPSGPPSPFRPPSGPPSPFGPPSGPPSPFGTRPPPGSLPSSMGGGPVISPRGSGAPGPGGRPGAFGSSSRNGPPVGVPPPMMVTGRSPGPAPSMGPFVGSPQASPKPGPPTQSAPPFSAPLAAPFGTQTWAPGQVAPPTAAPNAAVQPPRMFGMPPPQPNQPLPAIDQTGASLEDARKINSNQIPRPTTSYSKIQYDTRQGNQANIPPPASCDYIVKDTGNCSPRYMRCTIHQVPCTADLLTNCGMELALMVQPLAPLHPSEEPIPVVDFGEGGPIRCSRCKGYINPFMRFTDHGRQFICNFCGCVGSTPHEYQCNLGPDGRRRDADERPELCRGTVEFVATKDYMMRDPMPAVYFFLIDVSMNAIQTGATAAACAAISQVIADLPEGPRTMLGIATFDSTVHFYNLKRVLHQPLMLIVPDVHDVYIPLETDVVVQLSECRKHIEQLLESIPTMFQDNSTAESAFVAAIKAAFLAIKSSGGKLLVFQSVLPSVGMIALSARDAEGRGNISAGEKEPHKPLQPADKALKTMAIEFAECQVCVDVFITTLTYVDIASISVIPGTTGGQVYYYYPFSSISDPVKLYNDLRWNITRPQGFEAVMRVRCSQGIDVKEYHGNFCKRIPTDVDLPGIDSDKAIVVTLKHDDKLQDGSECAFQCALLYTTVYGQRRIRVSTLSLPCTRNITNLFRATDLDAQFVCSLKQVANEIPFTPLLQIREQVTNICINKLLAYRKFCTTATTSGQFILPEALKLLPLYTLALTKSTGLQTDVRIDDRSFWINYVSHISTPSAVCLVLPQMIAVHNLDFDKQEENGSAIPPVLPLSSEFVSEEGIYLLENGVNGLIYIGSLVDSNIVRQLFGFSTVEETPTQFALQQYDNPLSKKLNDVVNEIRHQRCSYLRWTLCRKGDASGALFFSYLIEDATPKDGPSYSEFLAHLHRSIQAKMS is encoded by the exons ATGGCAACTCCTATGCCATCGGGGGTACCAAGGCAACCCCCACCTCAGACTGACAATCCAAATTTCCAGCAAAAACAAGAATCTTTACCAGATGATTTGCAGAAGTGGAATCCAAATAAGCCATCTCCGTTGCCCGGTTCAGCCCCAACGCTTCCTCCGTTAGTAAGACCACCACCAAGCTCTTCCACATCGGCTCCTTCCCAGCCAAATTCCCGCCCTGGTGCACCACCTCCATTGGTGGTTCCTGGACCCAATGTTCCTCCAAATGTTGGTTCAGTTAGGCCATTTGGGCCACCAAATGGACCGCCTTCGCCTTTTCGGTCACCCAGTGGACCGCCTTCGCCTTTTCGTTCACCAAGTGGACCGCCTTCGCCTTTTGGGCCACCGAGTGGACCGCCTTCGCCTTTTCGGCCACCAAGTGGACCGCCTTCGCCTTTTGGGCCACCAAGTGGACCGCCTTCGCCTTTTGGGACTAGACCACCTCCAGGGTCTTTACCTTCTTCAATGGGGGGTGGTCCTGTCATCAGTCCACGAGGTTCAGGTGCACCTGGACCTGGTGGTCGTCCAGGTGCTTTTGGTAGTTCGAGTAGAAATGGTCCACCTGTTGGGGTGCCTCCACCAATGATGGTGACTGGTAGGTCTCCTGGCCCGGCTCCTAGTATGGGGCCTTTTGTTGGGAGTCCTCAGGCCAGTCCTAAGCCAGGTCCTCCTACGCAATCTGCTCCGCCTTTTTCAGCGCCTCTGGCTGCTCCTTTTGGGACTCAGACATGGGCCCCTGGTCAG GTTGCTCCACCTACAGCAGCACCTAATGCTGCTGTTCAACCGCCTAGAATGTTCGGAATGCCACCACCACAACCGAACCAACCATTACCTGCCATTGATCAAACTGGTGCTAGCCTGGAAGATGCACGTAagattaattcaaatcaaattccAAGGCCTACTACAAGTTATTCTAAAATTCAGTATGACACTCGTCAAGGCAATCAAGCCAATATTCCTCCG CCTGCTTCTTGTGATTACATTGTCAAGGACACTGGAAACTGCAGTCCACGCTATATGAGATGCACAATCCATCAG GTTCCTTGTACTGCAGACCTTTTAACCAATTGTGGCATGGAATTAGCCTTAATGGTTCAGCCTCTGGCCCCTCTTCACCCATCTGAAGAGCCCATTCCG GTTGTGGATTTTGGTGAAGGTGGTCCAATTCGATGCTCTCGTTGCAAAGGCTACATAAACCCTTTCATGAGGTTTACTGATCATGGCAGGCAGTTCATCTGCAACTTTTGTG GGTGTGTTGGTTCCACTCCCCATGAGTATCAGTGCAATCTAGGTCCTGATGGTAGGCGTAGAGATGCTGATGAAAGACCTGAGCTATGTAGGGGCACTGTTGAATTTGTTGCCACGAAGGATTATATG ATGCGAGATCCAATGCCTGCTGTGTATTTCTTTCTCATCGATGTTTCCATGAATGCAATACAGACTGGTGCAACTGCTGCAGCATGTGCTGCAATCAGCCAAGTCATTGCAGACCTTCCA GAAGGTCCTCGGACAATGTTGGGAATTGCAACATTTGACTCAACTGTTCATTTTTATAATTTGAAACGTGTACTGCATCAG CCACTGATGCTAATTGTTCCAGATGTGCATGATGTTTATATTCCTCTTGAAACTGATGTTGTTGTTCAGCTTTCGGAG TGTCGTAAACATATAGAGCAATTGCTGGAAAGCATTCCAACCATGTTTCAGGACAACAGCACTGCTGAATCAGCTTTTGTTGCGGCAATCAAG GCTGCTTTCCTGGCAATTAAGAGTTCTGGAGGGAAACTTTTGGTATTTCAATCAG TCCTACCATCAGTTGGCATGATTGCACTTTCTGCACGAGATGCTGAAGGAAGAGGTAATATTTCTGCAGGAGAAAAG GAGCCTCATAAACCACTCCAACCAGCAGACAAAGCTTTAAAGACAATGGCAATTGAATTTGCAGAGTGCCAG GTCTGCGTGGATGTATTTATCACTACCCTGACTTACGTAGACATTGCTTCCATTTCTGTTATCCCAGGAACTACAGGAGGGCAG GTTTATTACTATTATCCTTTCTCATCCATATCTGATCCGGTAAAACTTTACAATGATCTTAGATGGAATATTACAAGGCCTCAAGGTTTTGAGGCAGTGATGCGTGTGAGATGCAGCCAG GGCATTGATGTGAAAGAATACCATGGGAACTTTTGCAAACGCATTCCAACAGATGTTGACCTACCAGGG ATAGACTCTGACAAAGCTATAGTGGTAACTTTGAAACATGATGATAAACTGCAGGATGGATCAGAGTGTGCTTTTCAG TGTGCTCTTCTTTATACCACTGTGTACGGCCAAAGAAGAATCCGGGTTTCAACTTTGTCTTTGCCATGCACAAGAAACATTACTAACTTGTTCCGAGCAACTGACTTAGATGCACAATTTGTATGTTCTTTGAAGCAAG TTGCAAATGAAATACCTTTTACTCCACTCTTGCAAATACGGGAACAAGTCACAAACATTTGCATCAATAAATTGCTCGCATACCGTAAATTTTGCACCACAGCAACAACCTCTGGGCAGTTTATTCTTCCTGAAGCACTAAAGCTGTTGCCTCTATACACTCTTG CACTAACTAAAAGTACTGGACTGCAAACTGATGTGAGAATAGATGATCGGTCTTTCTGGATCAATTATGTTTCCCACATTTCTACTCCTTCGGCAGTTTGTCTAGTGCTCCCTCAGATGATTGCAGTTCACAACCTTGATTTCGATAAACAG GAAGAGAATGGATCTGCAATTCCTCCAGTACTTCCTCTTTCCAGTGAATTTGTGAGTGAGGAGGGCATTTATCTTCTTGAAAATGGTGTTAATGGCTTAATATACATTGGGAGCTTGGTGGATTCAAATATAGTGCGACAACTATTTGGCTTTTCTACAGTTGAAGAAACACCTACCCAG TTTGCACTGCAGCAATATGATAATCCATTATCCAAGAAGCTAAATGATGTGGTCAACGAAATAAGGCACCAACGTTGCTCCTATCTCCG atggactttgTGCAGAAAAGGAGATGCATCAG GAGCATTGTTCTTCTCGTATTTGATTGAAGACGCGACTCCAAAAGACGGTCCTTCATATTCTGAGTTTCTAGCACATCTCCATCGGAGCATTCAAGCAAAAATGTCTTAA